CTGCCTGAACGCGTCGGGGGAGCCCCTCCTCGCGGAGCCGGGGGGGAGCGCCCTGCACGCAGTCATCGTGCATAACACGGGCAGCGGAGTCGAGGACATTGAGCTCCGGGCGGAGGGCCCGCCCGAGTGGGGCGTCTCGCTGGACAGGGGCTCCATCGAGGGTCTCGGGGCCGGAGAGCTCGCGGAGGTCTTTCTGACCGTCGCCCCGCCCCCTTGGGCCGAGGCGGGCTCGATGGCCATCTGCACAGTCACGGGCTGGCTCAGGAGCAACCCGGAAATCAGGGACGCGGTCTCCCTGAGGACCGTGGTGAGCAGGGCAATAGAACTCGAGCTCGAGGCCTCGCCCCCGAGCGCCGCCGTCGCGCCGGGCGGTGAAGCGTTCTTTGCGCTGACGATATCGCACATCGGGAACAGCCCGGAGCAGGTCGAGTTCGGGCTCGGGGCGGAGCCCGCCGTGGAGGGCTGGAGCGCCACCGTGGAGCCGCCGGCGCTCGGGATGAGGGGCGGGGAGTGGAGGGACGCGGTCCTCACGGTCTCCGCGCCCGCGGACGCGATCGCCGGCGCCGGGTGTGCCGTGAGGGTGGTCTGCCGGGAGCGCGGCGGAGTTGCGTTTGCCGAGTGCACCGTCAGGGCGGTCGTGGCGCAGGAGAGGGCGCTTTCGGTCTCGGTGGCGCCGCCGGATGCCCCGCTCGCCCCGGGCGGCATGACGACGTATGTCGTGAGCGTTCTGAACCGGGGCAATGGTGACGACGCGGTGCGGCTCGGGAAATTCACCGCGCCGGAGGGCTGGGGCCTGAGAGTCGAGACGCTGGACAATGCGCCTCTGGGGGAGGGCTCGGTGCTGGCCGTCGCGAGGGGCGGCTCGGTCCACTTCTACATAACCGTTCAGGCATGCGAGGGGGCGCTGGCCGGGACTTACGGGCTCACGGGCGAGCTCTTCGACGGCGGCGGGGGGCGGTATGAGCTGAGCGCTGTCGCAGATGTGAGCGTCGTCCGGGGCATCGGGCTCGAGGTTCTCAACGGGACCGCGGCTTGCGAGCCGGGCGGGCCGGCGGTCTTCGAGGTCTGGCTCCTGAACAGGGGCAATGCGCGTGAGAGGGTGGTTCTGGAGATGACGGGCCTTCCGGAGGGCTGGGAGGGCGCCTTTTTCAGGGGTGCGCCGGGCGGGGAGGTGGCGGCCGTGGAGGTTCCGCCGCAGGGCCGGGTGGCGCTGAGGGCGGTGGTCTTCGTGCCGCAGGGAGCGCGCGAGAGCGCTGCGGATGCGACAATCTGCGCGAGGTTCGCGCCGGACGGCGCGGAGGTCGCGCTGGTCAGGGTCAATGTGCTGCGGCCGGAGCTGAGAATCGCCGGGGTGGCTCCTATCGGGAAGGCCGAGGTTGGGAGGCCGGTGAGGGTTGAGGTCGTGGTGGAGAATGGGGGCGGTGCGGAGGCGCGGGCGGTCCAGCTCGCTTACAGAAAGAACGGGGCGCTGAGGCTTGTGGAGGAGCTGGGGGACATTCCCGCCGGTGCGAACCGGACTGTTGCGTTCATCTGGGTTCCCGTCGAGGGCAGGAACGAGCTGGGCTTCACCGCGGACCCGTGGAACAGAATCAATGAGCTCAACGAGAGCGACAACAGCGCAATTCTGGTCAGGAGCTTCAGGGTCGAGAGGGTCTGGCTCGAGCGCTACAACTGGGCGCTGGCGGCGGTGGCGGCGCTGGTGGTGGCGGAGGTGACGCTGCTGGCGGCGCTGAGAGCGAGGGCTAGCCCGCGGGAGCGCGCCGGGGCCGAGGCGCGCGGGGAGACGGGAAAAGCGAAGGATGGGAAGAGGAGAGCTGGGTCTAGAGATGAGAGAAGCGGCGCGGCGGTGAGAAGAGCGGGAGCGGGTGGTGAAGGGAAGCCTGACATAAGGGGAGGGGGGGAGGGGAGCCGTATGGGACGGCGTGGTAGCGGGCGGAGCTGAGATGAGCGGGAGGGCCCGGCCTCAGCCACGCCGGCTGGCGCGGGGCGCGCGCCACCAGGCCGCGAGGCCGCGCCTCCTGAGCTCCCGGTATCCCAGGCCGGCGCCGAGGAGCGCCAGCACCAGCCCCGCGAGCCAGAGGGGGAAGCCGGGCGTGGGCGCGGGTGGCCTTGCCGGCGGTTTCGGCGGGGCGACCAGGGCTAGGTCATAGTACGGCCTCTCGATGTATATCTCGCCCCCTCCATGACCGGCGGAGGGCGGTCCGAAGTCCCATTGGACCACGCGCGGGTTGTAGTCGCGGTGGTCGAGCGTGAGGTTCACGGGCGGGGCGAAGACCAGCGTGGCGGTTATGGAATATTCGACCATGACCTCCCAGTACTGGTTCTCCGACGACCCTGGCGGGAACCGGGGCCTGTACCTTAGCGCAAAGCCCTGCCCGACCACATCCACGCCGATGTAGAAGTCCCCGCCCTGGATTTGAATCTCCTCGCGTCTGGTCCCCGTCACGGTGGGCGCGGTGGAGCCCGTATAGTCGGGCGAGCCGTCGCCGTCGGTGTCGACGCGGATTCCGAGCGTGCCCGCGTAGCGCTCCTTCAGGTTGACCGCGACGTATTGCATCTCGAGCACGAGCGAGCTCGCCCCCTGGGGGATGAAGAGGGAGCGGACCTGGCTCGTGTAGGTCACGGAGCCGTTGGAGCCGTCGAAGCGCGCCCACTCGCCCCTCCACGAGGCCTGCAGAGTGTCGGTCGGTCGCCACACGGTCCTGTTGACGAACATCCCCGTGAAAGCGTGGTAGGCGTCGAGCACGGTCGCCCCCGGCTCCTGCCTCCTTAGCTGCTCGAGCGCGAGCGCGAGCCCGACTGCCCTGTGCAGATTTATGAGCCCGTAGCCCTGCGCGAAGTCGTGCCTCCTTCCCTCCAGCGAGGCTGACCCGTTCTCGGGAACGCCGTTGTCGTCCGAGGGCGCGATGTAGTGGGCGGTGAGCTTCAGAATCACCTCTGACTCGTGCATCCGGGTCTGCGGGTCGCTCCAGTAGGATGCATTGTCATACTGCCCCCCGCCCTGAAAGTCGTCATGCAGCTCGGAGACGCGCATCGAGGGGCAGGCCTGCCAGAGCAGCGCCACCGCGCCGGAGACGTGCGGCGTCGCCATCGACGTCCCTGATATTGCCATGTAGTACATGTCCCCGTCCTGCGTCCTCATCGCCGTGATGAGGGTCCTGCGGGCCTGAGCCGACCAGATTCCCACGCCCGGGGCCGCTAGGTCCGGCCAGGTGAAGTTGTCGGAGGCGAGCCCCCTGGAGCTGAAGTCGGCGATGCCTCCCCCCTCCCTCTCCGTCGCGGCGACGCTGATGACGGAGGGCGTCAGGGAGTATGGGTTGGTGGTCCTTGTGGAGCCGTCATGGTCGTTCTCGCCCTCGTTACCGGCCGCAAAGACCACGACCACGTTGTTCTCGTATGTGATTTTCTGCGAGAGCTGCACG
The genomic region above belongs to Thermoplasmata archaeon and contains:
- a CDS encoding S8 family serine peptidase, with amino-acid sequence MRNLTALLLTVLSLSGAFAPLANWAAPAPDPGRLDPVLLAALGSGAEELDVIARFREPLLPSDVQEARTCGLEVRHVFKALPALRALGPPEAVARLSLCPRLVWAELNEPLQYFMDVSLKTINATMAWDTRVLSADGSEHPGIDGTGVTVVVLDSGVDAGHPDLDYGTKTIMNLKSDGDLTWTEMENSDTSSGHGTHCAGTVAGTGEASGGARSGVAPGARLIGLSTGEAVSIFNALGALEWVYEHSRPGANPHNIRVVSNSWGTTSEYDPEDAIVQLSQKITYENNVVVVFAAGNEGENDHDGSTRTTNPYSLTPSVISVAATEREGGGIADFSSRGLASDNFTWPDLAAPGVGIWSAQARRTLITAMRTQDGDMYYMAISGTSMATPHVSGAVALLWQACPSMRVSELHDDFQGGGQYDNASYWSDPQTRMHESEVILKLTAHYIAPSDDNGVPENGSASLEGRRHDFAQGYGLINLHRAVGLALALEQLRRQEPGATVLDAYHAFTGMFVNRTVWRPTDTLQASWRGEWARFDGSNGSVTYTSQVRSLFIPQGASSLVLEMQYVAVNLKERYAGTLGIRVDTDGDGSPDYTGSTAPTVTGTRREEIQIQGGDFYIGVDVVGQGFALRYRPRFPPGSSENQYWEVMVEYSITATLVFAPPVNLTLDHRDYNPRVVQWDFGPPSAGHGGGEIYIERPYYDLALVAPPKPPARPPAPTPGFPLWLAGLVLALLGAGLGYRELRRRGLAAWWRAPRASRRG
- a CDS encoding NEW3 domain-containing protein produces the protein MFALLLLASGGAGEAVSCWDKRDGGCAAGPRDMLDEGGLYWRDDVQLTNDSAEEQAPVILDYSGLWCFVCWHSGGGHYLKKIDRLGGEVFSGKLIVSAPLPTQHNGQPLERAGIDSGGSLHYVWRGENWYHLYYQKFDGDGRALCPPVNLSGIDNMPHVLTVAVGKNRTAYFAHEVEGGDSVKLGWVDANFNVHSRYMVTSSAEGVVLGADGEGSLHVITRSSISNGYLSHTRLSPEGSLEVAAHIVEIPVPGNAWKAPMPQLVIGRDRAIHLLQASALSGQRNLYYTKLDRSGVKLVNDITISTSAADYGDLCTDPAGNVYIVWGDAGNGELYYVRIERNNENETLSPVRLTFSDGPDTDPRISADGNGGLHIVWRALRDGRWDLYYKYADPSGVRLFMIPEEQCGLNLIRPGETKWANLTVLNTGAFNDTALLSIALESHGRQGWAVSLSEESVELGPFEMKQVGMSLAAPRSGRPGDFVDISVACRSVSAPLRVSTVSLRSWYITSEGICLNASGEPLLAEPGGSALHAVIVHNTGSGVEDIELRAEGPPEWGVSLDRGSIEGLGAGELAEVFLTVAPPPWAEAGSMAICTVTGWLRSNPEIRDAVSLRTVVSRAIELELEASPPSAAVAPGGEAFFALTISHIGNSPEQVEFGLGAEPAVEGWSATVEPPALGMRGGEWRDAVLTVSAPADAIAGAGCAVRVVCRERGGVAFAECTVRAVVAQERALSVSVAPPDAPLAPGGMTTYVVSVLNRGNGDDAVRLGKFTAPEGWGLRVETLDNAPLGEGSVLAVARGGSVHFYITVQACEGALAGTYGLTGELFDGGGGRYELSAVADVSVVRGIGLEVLNGTAACEPGGPAVFEVWLLNRGNARERVVLEMTGLPEGWEGAFFRGAPGGEVAAVEVPPQGRVALRAVVFVPQGARESAADATICARFAPDGAEVALVRVNVLRPELRIAGVAPIGKAEVGRPVRVEVVVENGGGAEARAVQLAYRKNGALRLVEELGDIPAGANRTVAFIWVPVEGRNELGFTADPWNRINELNESDNSAILVRSFRVERVWLERYNWALAAVAALVVAEVTLLAALRARASPRERAGAEARGETGKAKDGKRRAGSRDERSGAAVRRAGAGGEGKPDIRGGGEGSRMGRRGSGRS